A window from Dromaius novaehollandiae isolate bDroNov1 chromosome 1, bDroNov1.hap1, whole genome shotgun sequence encodes these proteins:
- the LOC135323726 gene encoding uncharacterized protein LOC135323726 isoform X2, translated as MVRARGASGPGRRLLLLLGLLAALRARDSRAAPRAAPGPGSGLPASQLNLVVEHQGDARDEAVVNGYSGSHLDPVAEARGLPRGGPRVVEPRRGARGDGYRTFQRYPVLVPREDPRAVAVGDGDPSSALEPGLETPRHHGGVPIGSGLPASHLDAIVVPQGHARVLPSMSQPGEAPRGRKYAFFPTRQEKRYQLILPLPPTDKSPVWRKEEQSPEAKEKRMSLL; from the exons atggtgcgagcgcggggggcgtccggccccgggcgtcgcctgctgctgctgctcggcctcctggcggccctgcgtgcccgggacagccgggctgctccgcgggcagcgccgggcccag gcagtggtcttccagcttctcagctgaatctggttgttgagcatcagggggatgccaggg ACGAGGCTGTGGTTAATGGTTATTCCGGTTCTCACCTGGATCCCGTTGCtgaggctcggggtcttcccaggg gtggtccaagagttgttgagcctcgcaggggtgccaggg gcgatggctaccgaacttttcagcggtatccagttctcgtgcctcgcgaggatccccggg ctgtggccgtaggggatggagatccctcttctgctctggagcctggcctGGAGACTCCGAGACATcatggag gtgttcctatAGGCAGcggcctcccagcttctcatctggatgccattgttgtgcctcaggggcatgccaggg tgCTTCCAAGCatgtcacagcctggagaagccccccgcggcaggaaatacgccttttttccaacacgccaag agaagcggtaccagctaatctTGCCGCTGCCTCCGACAGAcaagagcccagtatggaggaaggaagagcaaagcccggaagcaaaagaaaaaaggatgagtttactatag
- the LOC135323714 gene encoding uncharacterized protein LOC135323714 isoform X3 has product MVRARGASGPGRRLLLLLGLLAALRARDSRAAPRAAPGPGSGLPASQLNLVVEHQGDARDEAVVNGYSGSHLDPVAEARGLPRVVHHASSSGGPRVVEPRRGARGDGYRTFQRYPVLVPREDPRDVAVVDGYAGSRLDPVVQAQVLPRGDGYRTFQRYPVLVPREDPRAVAVGDGDPSSALEPGLETPRHHGGVPIGSGLPASHLDAIVVPQGHARVLPSMSQPGEAPRGRKYAFFPTRQEKRYQLILPLPPTDKSPVWRKEEQSPEAKEKRMSLL; this is encoded by the exons atggtgcgagcgcggggggcgtccggccccgggcgtcgcctgctgctgctgctcggcctcctggcggccctgcgtgcccgggacagccgggctgctccgcgggcagcgccgggcccag gcagtggtcttccagcttctcagctgaatctggttgttgagcatcagggggatgccaggg ACGAGGCTGTGGTTAATGGTTATTCCGGTTCTCACCTGGATCCCGTTGCtgaggctcggggtcttcccaggg TTGTACatcatgcttcctcttcaggtggtccaagagttgttgagcctcgcaggggtgccaggg gcgatggctaccgaacttttcagcggtatccagttctcgtgcctcgcgaggatccccggg atgtggctgtggTTGATGGCTATGCCGGTTCTCGTCTGGATCCTGTTGTTCAGGCTCAGgttcttcccaggg gcgatggttaccgaacttttcagcggtatccagttctcgtgcctcgcgaggatccccggg ctgtggccgtaggggatggagatccctcttctgctctggagcctggcctGGAGACTCCGAGACATcatggag gtgttcctatAGGCAGcggcctcccagcttctcatctggatgccattgttgtgcctcaggggcatgccaggg tgCTTCCAAGCatgtcacagcctggagaagccccccgcggcaggaaatacgccttttttccaacgcgccaag agaagcggtaccagctaatctTGCCGCTGCCTCCGACAGAcaagagcccagtatggaggaaggaagagcaaagcccggaagcaaaagaaaaaaggatgagtttactatag
- the LOC135323714 gene encoding uncharacterized protein LOC135323714 isoform X2 has protein sequence MVRARGASGPGRRLLLLLGLLAALRARDSRAAPRAAPGPGSGLPASQLNLVVEHQGDARDEAVVNGYSGSHLDPVAEARGLPRGGPRVVEPRRGARGDGYRTFQRYPVLVPREDPRDVAVVDGYAGSRLDPVVQAQVLPRGDGYRTFQRYPVLVPREDPRAVAVGDGDPSSALEPGLETPRHHGGVPIGSGLPASHLDAIVVPQGHARVLPSMSQPGEAPRGRKYAFFPTRQGLAGDKDAEAAAHKGRQKQCLVFTAAVSGSLLFGVLLTCKVISLLRNGKQEAVPANLAAASDRQEPSMEEGRAKPGSKRKKDEFTIENENLNNSSSQLPMPVPNRIIKYVYIFRRE, from the exons atggtgcgagcgcggggggcgtccggccccgggcgtcgcctgctgctgctgctcggcctcctggcggccctgcgtgcccgggacagccgggctgctccgcgggcagcgccgggcccag gcagtggtcttccagcttctcagctgaatctggttgttgagcatcagggggatgccaggg ACGAGGCTGTGGTTAATGGTTATTCCGGTTCTCACCTGGATCCCGTTGCtgaggctcggggtcttcccaggg gtggtccaagagttgttgagcctcgcaggggtgccaggg gcgatggctaccgaacttttcagcggtatccagttctcgtgcctcgcgaggatccccggg atgtggctgtggTTGATGGCTATGCCGGTTCTCGTCTGGATCCTGTTGTTCAGGCTCAGgttcttcccaggg gcgatggttaccgaacttttcagcggtatccagttctcgtgcctcgcgaggatccccggg ctgtggccgtaggggatggagatccctcttctgctctggagcctggcctGGAGACTCCGAGACATcatggag gtgttcctatAGGCAGcggcctcccagcttctcatctggatgccattgttgtgcctcaggggcatgccaggg tgCTTCCAAGCatgtcacagcctggagaagccccccgcggcaggaaatacgccttttttccaacgcgccaag gccttgctggtgacaaagatgccgaggctgcagctcataaaggccgacaaaagcagtgtttggtcttcactgcagcagtctcGGGTTCGTTGCTGTTTGGGGTACTGCTGACCTGTAAAGTCATTTCCCTGCTGAGGaatggaaaaca agaagcggtaccagctaatctTGCCGCTGCCTCCGACAGAcaagagcccagtatggaggaaggaagagcaaagcccggaagcaaaagaaaaaaggatgagtttactatagaaaatgaaaatctcaacaacAGCTCCAGTCAACTTCCGATGCCTGTtccaaacagaataataaaatacgTGTACATATtccgaagagaataa
- the LOC135323726 gene encoding uncharacterized protein LOC135323726 isoform X1 translates to MVRARGASGPGRRLLLLLGLLAALRARDSRAAPRAAPGPGSGLPASQLNLVVEHQGDARDEAVVNGYSGSHLDPVAEARGLPRVVHHASSSGGPRVVEPRRGARGDGYRTFQRYPVLVPREDPRAVAVGDGDPSSALEPGLETPRHHGGVPIGSGLPASHLDAIVVPQGHARVLPSMSQPGEAPRGRKYAFFPTRQEKRYQLILPLPPTDKSPVWRKEEQSPEAKEKRMSLL, encoded by the exons atggtgcgagcgcggggggcgtccggccccgggcgtcgcctgctgctgctgctcggcctcctggcggccctgcgtgcccgggacagccgggctgctccgcgggcagcgccgggcccag gcagtggtcttccagcttctcagctgaatctggttgttgagcatcagggggatgccaggg ACGAGGCTGTGGTTAATGGTTATTCCGGTTCTCACCTGGATCCCGTTGCtgaggctcggggtcttcccaggg TTGTACatcatgcttcctcttcaggtggtccaagagttgttgagcctcgcaggggtgccaggg gcgatggctaccgaacttttcagcggtatccagttctcgtgcctcgcgaggatccccggg ctgtggccgtaggggatggagatccctcttctgctctggagcctggcctGGAGACTCCGAGACATcatggag gtgttcctatAGGCAGcggcctcccagcttctcatctggatgccattgttgtgcctcaggggcatgccaggg tgCTTCCAAGCatgtcacagcctggagaagccccccgcggcaggaaatacgccttttttccaacacgccaag agaagcggtaccagctaatctTGCCGCTGCCTCCGACAGAcaagagcccagtatggaggaaggaagagcaaagcccggaagcaaaagaaaaaaggatgagtttactatag
- the LOC135323714 gene encoding uncharacterized protein LOC135323714 isoform X1 — MVRARGASGPGRRLLLLLGLLAALRARDSRAAPRAAPGPGSGLPASQLNLVVEHQGDARDEAVVNGYSGSHLDPVAEARGLPRVVHHASSSGGPRVVEPRRGARGDGYRTFQRYPVLVPREDPRDVAVVDGYAGSRLDPVVQAQVLPRGDGYRTFQRYPVLVPREDPRAVAVGDGDPSSALEPGLETPRHHGGVPIGSGLPASHLDAIVVPQGHARVLPSMSQPGEAPRGRKYAFFPTRQGLAGDKDAEAAAHKGRQKQCLVFTAAVSGSLLFGVLLTCKVISLLRNGKQEAVPANLAAASDRQEPSMEEGRAKPGSKRKKDEFTIENENLNNSSSQLPMPVPNRIIKYVYIFRRE, encoded by the exons atggtgcgagcgcggggggcgtccggccccgggcgtcgcctgctgctgctgctcggcctcctggcggccctgcgtgcccgggacagccgggctgctccgcgggcagcgccgggcccag gcagtggtcttccagcttctcagctgaatctggttgttgagcatcagggggatgccaggg ACGAGGCTGTGGTTAATGGTTATTCCGGTTCTCACCTGGATCCCGTTGCtgaggctcggggtcttcccaggg TTGTACatcatgcttcctcttcaggtggtccaagagttgttgagcctcgcaggggtgccaggg gcgatggctaccgaacttttcagcggtatccagttctcgtgcctcgcgaggatccccggg atgtggctgtggTTGATGGCTATGCCGGTTCTCGTCTGGATCCTGTTGTTCAGGCTCAGgttcttcccaggg gcgatggttaccgaacttttcagcggtatccagttctcgtgcctcgcgaggatccccggg ctgtggccgtaggggatggagatccctcttctgctctggagcctggcctGGAGACTCCGAGACATcatggag gtgttcctatAGGCAGcggcctcccagcttctcatctggatgccattgttgtgcctcaggggcatgccaggg tgCTTCCAAGCatgtcacagcctggagaagccccccgcggcaggaaatacgccttttttccaacgcgccaag gccttgctggtgacaaagatgccgaggctgcagctcataaaggccgacaaaagcagtgtttggtcttcactgcagcagtctcGGGTTCGTTGCTGTTTGGGGTACTGCTGACCTGTAAAGTCATTTCCCTGCTGAGGaatggaaaaca agaagcggtaccagctaatctTGCCGCTGCCTCCGACAGAcaagagcccagtatggaggaaggaagagcaaagcccggaagcaaaagaaaaaaggatgagtttactatagaaaatgaaaatctcaacaacAGCTCCAGTCAACTTCCGATGCCTGTtccaaacagaataataaaatacgTGTACATATtccgaagagaataa